One genomic segment of Accipiter gentilis chromosome 29, bAccGen1.1, whole genome shotgun sequence includes these proteins:
- the TOMM6 gene encoding mitochondrial import receptor subunit TOM6 homolog, whose amino-acid sequence MAAAAAGGGGAGTAPQGLRGWLRSAYRFATDRNDFRRNLLVNLGLFAAGVWVARNLTDIDLMAPQPVP is encoded by the exons atggcggcggcggcggccggaggaggaggagcggggaccGCGCCGCAGGGGCTGCGCGGGTGGTTGCGGAGCGCTTACCGCTTCGCCACCGATCGGAACGATTTTCGCAG gaaCCTGCTGGTGAACCTGGGGCTTTTCGCCGCTGGAGTCTGGGTCGCCCGGAATCTGACGGACATCGACCTGATGGCCCCGCAGCCCGTCCCGTAG